The proteins below come from a single Leptotrichia sp. oral taxon 223 genomic window:
- a CDS encoding Imm49 family immunity protein: MNIVAGKTKYEFGVNRILNETNDSLNYEEIEQDIDYIENKKGDQLYCMKSLGFEYLQLSSKKLFVEKDIKTCRYYCYIIAKLEFLSKALDEKVFFDNSDLFYMLMSNNPDFIVFLKNNIEEIQPNDYDSEKDIYKNLTNTYGDFFITRTTLLAIIGDFEEVKKRCSVYLEKSKNFRDSYYRYRVYGMEFLKALALKDIEKMKEIIDIMMMPKIAKALVRDRITNYSFYLHIYVIIYAKIALLHGFDLGIDNEVAPKEIIDNTPLESYEDPYNFMKKFDLKTITPKEWREWTKSYSTFRPID; this comes from the coding sequence ATGAACATTGTGGCGGGAAAAACTAAATACGAATTCGGTGTGAATAGAATTTTGAATGAAACAAATGATTCATTAAATTATGAAGAAATAGAGCAAGATATTGATTATATTGAAAATAAAAAAGGTGATCAGCTATACTGTATGAAATCTCTTGGATTTGAGTATTTACAACTTTCTTCAAAAAAATTATTTGTAGAAAAGGACATAAAAACTTGTAGATATTATTGCTATATAATTGCTAAATTAGAATTTTTATCAAAAGCATTAGATGAGAAGGTATTTTTTGATAATTCAGATTTATTTTATATGCTGATGTCAAATAATCCTGATTTTATAGTGTTTTTAAAAAATAATATAGAGGAAATACAACCTAACGATTATGATTCAGAAAAAGATATTTATAAAAATTTAACTAATACATATGGAGATTTTTTTATAACAAGGACAACTTTATTAGCAATAATTGGTGATTTTGAAGAAGTGAAAAAGCGATGTTCAGTATATTTGGAAAAATCTAAAAATTTTAGAGATAGTTATTATAGATACCGTGTTTATGGAATGGAATTTTTGAAGGCTTTAGCATTAAAGGATATTGAAAAAATGAAAGAAATAATAGATATAATGATGATGCCTAAGATAGCAAAGGCATTGGTTAGAGATCGTATTACTAACTATAGTTTTTATTTACATATTTATGTTATAATATATGCAAAAATAGCATTGCTTCATGGATTTGATTTAGGTATAGATAATGAAGTTGCCCCTAAAGAAATAATTGATAATACTCCATTAGAAAGTTATGAAGATCCATACAATTTTATGAAAAAATTTGATTTAAAAACAATAACTCCAAAAGAATGGAGAGAATGGACAAAAAGTTATTCAACATTTAGACCAATTGATTAA
- a CDS encoding CopY/TcrY family copper transport repressor translates to MKENCKIDKKQHITDAEWEVMRVVWANSEVTSKFVSKVLCEKMNWKQATIKTLLNRLLEKNILKKREIGNKYIYSTDFTEKEVANSYILGTFDKICKTKVGEMIGKVIENSELSFGDLDLILKAVEKKRKTAVKEVLCDCVEGQCNCREG, encoded by the coding sequence GTGAAAGAAAACTGCAAAATTGATAAAAAACAGCATATAACCGATGCAGAATGGGAAGTAATGCGAGTTGTGTGGGCAAATAGTGAAGTTACAAGCAAGTTTGTATCAAAGGTGCTTTGTGAGAAAATGAACTGGAAGCAGGCTACAATAAAGACGCTGTTAAATCGGCTATTGGAAAAGAATATTTTGAAAAAGAGGGAAATTGGGAACAAGTATATTTATTCGACGGATTTTACGGAAAAAGAAGTGGCTAATAGTTATATTTTAGGAACTTTTGATAAAATTTGTAAAACGAAAGTTGGAGAAATGATAGGGAAAGTTATTGAGAACAGTGAACTGAGTTTTGGCGACTTGGACTTGATTTTGAAGGCTGTGGAGAAAAAGAGGAAAACGGCTGTGAAGGAAGTTTTGTGTGATTGTGTTGAAGGGCAGTGTAATTGCAGAGAAGGATGA
- a CDS encoding cation-translocating P-type ATPase — MKTENYTVTGMSCAACANAVEKALNKNNDINASVNIATEKLNIEYDEKKYNFDKIRKIVESAGYGLVEDMTEDKKLELYQEKITSLKNRLILAIIFVVPLLYISMGHMLGATLPEFLNPKVNPFNFALAQFVLTLPIIHAGRDFFSHGFKNLVRKSPTMDSLIAIGATAAVLYGIYATFRIVTVDPEAHMDLYYESAGTIITLILFGKLLEAKTKGQTSSAIKKLIGLQPKKAKIIENGVEKEVLIEKLKVGDIVIVKPGEKIAVDGKIVEGATSVDESMLTGESLPVSKKVGDKVVGGSINKNGSIRFEATEIGKNTVLSQIIKLVEEAQGSKAPISRMADIVAAYFVPIVIGIAIITGIAWFLSGSGLVTALSFFIAVLVIACPCALGLATPTSIMVGTGKGAENGILIKSGEALETAHKIKTVVFDKTGTITKGKPVLTDLIAYGNYNENELLKIAASVENDSEHPLAEAIVNEAKEKNIEIKPYEKFRAMPGYGIRAAIDGKEVQIGNRKLMENRKINVEISQKDYDILSNEGKTPMYISIDNELAGLVAVADVIKETSKEAIEKLKKMGIKTIILTGDNEKTAKFIAKQVGIDDVISEVLPYQKSQKVKELQEKDEFVAMVGDGINDSPALAQANVGIAIGNGTDVAIESADIVLIRNDLRDVAGAIALSKVTITNIKENLFWAFFYNVLGIPFAAGIFYAFFNGPKLDPMIAAFAMSFSSVSVLGNALRLKFFKVK, encoded by the coding sequence ATGAAAACAGAAAATTATACAGTAACTGGAATGAGCTGTGCAGCTTGTGCTAATGCTGTGGAAAAGGCGCTTAATAAAAATAATGATATTAACGCTTCAGTTAATATTGCAACTGAAAAATTGAATATTGAATATGATGAGAAAAAATATAATTTTGATAAAATTAGGAAAATAGTAGAGTCGGCTGGGTATGGGCTGGTTGAGGATATGACAGAAGATAAAAAACTGGAACTTTATCAAGAAAAAATAACAAGTTTGAAAAATCGATTAATTTTGGCAATTATTTTTGTTGTTCCACTTTTGTATATTTCGATGGGGCATATGCTCGGGGCAACACTTCCTGAATTTTTGAATCCTAAAGTAAATCCGTTTAATTTTGCATTGGCACAGTTTGTGTTGACTTTGCCTATTATTCATGCTGGGAGAGATTTTTTTTCACATGGATTTAAAAATTTAGTAAGAAAATCTCCAACAATGGATTCATTAATTGCGATTGGGGCGACAGCGGCGGTACTTTATGGAATTTATGCCACTTTCAGAATTGTAACTGTAGATCCTGAAGCACATATGGATTTGTATTATGAGTCAGCTGGTACAATTATTACATTAATTTTATTTGGAAAACTGCTGGAGGCAAAAACAAAAGGTCAAACTTCATCGGCAATAAAAAAACTTATCGGACTTCAGCCTAAAAAGGCTAAAATCATTGAAAATGGAGTGGAAAAGGAAGTTCTGATTGAAAAATTGAAAGTTGGAGATATTGTTATTGTGAAACCGGGAGAAAAAATTGCGGTGGACGGAAAGATTGTGGAAGGGGCGACTTCTGTTGATGAATCAATGTTGACAGGAGAAAGTTTGCCAGTAAGCAAAAAAGTTGGAGATAAGGTTGTTGGAGGAAGTATAAATAAAAATGGAAGTATTAGATTTGAGGCGACTGAAATTGGTAAAAATACAGTTTTGTCACAAATTATAAAACTGGTTGAAGAAGCACAGGGGTCAAAGGCTCCTATTTCTCGAATGGCAGACATTGTGGCGGCATATTTTGTACCGATTGTTATTGGGATTGCGATAATTACAGGGATTGCCTGGTTTCTAAGTGGAAGTGGATTGGTTACTGCATTGTCGTTTTTCATCGCTGTACTTGTAATTGCGTGTCCGTGTGCATTGGGACTTGCAACACCTACATCGATAATGGTTGGAACTGGAAAAGGGGCTGAAAACGGTATCCTTATTAAAAGTGGAGAAGCTCTTGAAACAGCACATAAAATTAAAACGGTTGTCTTTGATAAGACTGGTACGATTACGAAAGGAAAGCCTGTACTGACTGATTTGATTGCTTATGGAAATTATAACGAGAATGAATTGTTAAAAATTGCTGCAAGTGTAGAAAATGATTCAGAGCATCCATTAGCAGAGGCAATTGTAAATGAAGCAAAAGAGAAAAATATTGAAATTAAACCCTATGAAAAATTTAGGGCAATGCCAGGTTACGGTATTCGTGCGGCAATTGATGGTAAAGAAGTGCAAATTGGAAATAGAAAACTTATGGAAAATCGAAAAATCAATGTGGAAATTTCTCAAAAAGATTATGATATTCTGTCGAATGAAGGAAAAACGCCAATGTACATTTCGATTGATAACGAATTGGCAGGGCTTGTTGCAGTTGCAGATGTTATCAAGGAAACAAGCAAGGAAGCTATAGAAAAACTGAAAAAAATGGGAATCAAGACAATAATACTAACTGGAGATAACGAAAAAACTGCGAAATTTATCGCAAAGCAAGTGGGAATAGATGATGTAATTTCAGAAGTGCTGCCTTATCAGAAATCTCAAAAAGTAAAGGAACTTCAGGAAAAAGATGAATTTGTTGCAATGGTTGGAGACGGAATTAACGATTCACCAGCACTTGCTCAAGCAAACGTTGGAATTGCAATAGGAAATGGAACGGATGTTGCTATAGAATCAGCTGATATTGTCTTAATTAGAAACGATTTGAGAGATGTTGCGGGTGCAATAGCATTAAGTAAAGTGACAATCACAAATATAAAGGAAAATCTATTTTGGGCATTCTTTTATAACGTACTTGGAATACCATTTGCCGCTGGAATATTTTATGCATTTTTCAATGGACCAAAATTGGATCCGATGATAGCGGCTTTTGCAATGTCGTTTAGTTCAGTATCTGTTTTGGGGAATGCTTTGAGATTGAAATTTTTTAAAGTTAAATAG
- a CDS encoding lactose-specific PTS transporter subunit EIIC, translating into MEKLIEFIEKGKPFFEKLSRNIYLRAIRDGFIAGMPVILFSSIFILVAYVPNAFGFFWPKSIEALLMKPYSYSMGILAFLVAGTTAKSLTDSVNRSMPATNQINYLSTLLASMVGLLLLAADPTKDGISTGFLGTKGLLTAFLASFITVTIYKFCIKNEVTIKMPSEVPPNISQVFKDVIPFTLSVVSLYVLDILVRHFIGTGVAEAVGKLFGPLFSAADGYVGITIIFGAFAFFWFVGIHGPSIVEPAIAVVTYANIDANLNLMRAGQHADKILTSGTQMFIVTMGGTGATLIVPFMFMWICKSKRNKAIGRASVVPTFFGVNEPILFGAPIVLNPVFFIPFIFAPIINVWIFKIFIDVLGMNSFTANLPWTTPGPLGIILGTNLQVLSFILAALLIVVDFIIYYPFIKVYDKQILEEERLGTTNNELKEKVAANFNTEKADNILEKAGVEKTAAVKNNITKETNVLVLCAGGGTSGLLANALNKAAKEHNVPVKAAAGGYGAHREILPEFDLVILAPQVASNFEDMKAETDKLGIKLAKTEGAQYISLTRDGKGALDFVQAQFQD; encoded by the coding sequence ATGGAAAAACTGATTGAATTTATAGAAAAAGGAAAACCTTTTTTTGAAAAATTATCTCGGAATATATATTTAAGAGCAATTCGTGATGGTTTTATAGCTGGTATGCCAGTTATATTATTTTCTAGTATTTTTATCTTAGTTGCTTATGTTCCAAATGCTTTTGGATTTTTTTGGCCAAAAAGTATAGAAGCTTTATTAATGAAACCATATAGTTATTCTATGGGAATCTTAGCATTTTTAGTAGCTGGAACAACAGCTAAATCATTAACAGATTCTGTAAACCGTTCTATGCCAGCAACTAATCAAATTAATTATCTTTCTACACTTTTAGCCTCAATGGTTGGATTGTTGTTATTAGCGGCAGATCCAACTAAAGATGGAATTTCAACTGGATTCTTGGGTACAAAAGGACTTTTAACTGCATTTTTAGCATCATTTATAACTGTAACAATTTATAAGTTTTGTATAAAAAATGAAGTAACTATTAAAATGCCTTCCGAAGTTCCGCCTAATATTTCACAAGTTTTTAAAGATGTAATACCATTTACTTTATCAGTTGTATCACTTTATGTTCTTGATATTCTTGTACGTCATTTTATTGGTACAGGAGTTGCAGAAGCAGTAGGTAAACTTTTTGGACCATTATTTTCAGCAGCTGATGGATATGTAGGAATTACTATTATATTTGGGGCTTTTGCGTTCTTCTGGTTTGTTGGAATTCATGGGCCTTCAATTGTAGAACCGGCTATTGCAGTTGTCACTTATGCTAATATAGATGCAAATTTAAATCTTATGAGAGCTGGACAACATGCGGATAAAATCTTAACTTCAGGAACACAAATGTTTATAGTTACAATGGGAGGAACTGGAGCTACTTTGATAGTGCCATTTATGTTTATGTGGATTTGTAAATCTAAGAGAAATAAAGCTATTGGACGTGCTTCTGTTGTGCCTACATTCTTTGGTGTAAACGAACCAATTTTATTTGGTGCTCCAATTGTATTAAATCCAGTATTCTTTATACCATTTATCTTTGCACCAATAATAAATGTTTGGATTTTTAAAATATTTATAGATGTACTTGGAATGAACAGCTTTACTGCTAATCTTCCATGGACAACTCCAGGACCATTGGGAATAATACTGGGAACAAATCTTCAGGTATTATCATTTATTTTAGCGGCACTTTTAATTGTTGTGGACTTTATTATTTATTATCCATTTATAAAAGTATACGATAAACAAATTCTCGAAGAAGAACGCCTTGGAACTACAAATAACGAATTAAAAGAAAAAGTTGCTGCAAACTTCAACACTGAAAAAGCAGATAATATTCTTGAAAAAGCTGGTGTTGAAAAAACTGCTGCCGTTAAAAATAATATAACAAAAGAAACAAATGTACTTGTATTGTGTGCTGGTGGAGGAACAAGTGGACTTTTAGCAAATGCTTTAAATAAGGCAGCAAAAGAACATAATGTTCCAGTTAAAGCTGCAGCAGGTGGATATGGTGCACACCGTGAAATACTTCCTGAATTTGATTTGGTTATTCTTGCGCCACAAGTTGCATCAAATTTTGAAGATATGAAGGCAGAAACTGATAAATTAGGAATTAAATTAGCAAAAACCGAAGGAGCTCAATATATTAGTTTGACTCGTGACGGTAAAGGTGCGTTAGACTTTGTGCAAGCACAATTTCAAGATTAA